A stretch of DNA from Paracoccus methylovorus:
TGGAGCTCTGGCGTTCCGCTGACAACCAGATTGGTCGGCCAAGAAGGAATCTGCATGAGGCTTTTCAGGGAGTTGATCACGCCTGCTTTCTCTGCGTCCGAGCCCCGACCTCCAAGCTCCTGACCTTCATCAAGGTGGATCAGCCAGCATCTCCTCAGTTGCAGGTGAAAATTGACCAATTCCCACATACGCGACGCTGTGGTGTCGCGAAGCAGCTGGAAATCAAGCGCATGCAGGATCGCGCGAGCCAGGTCCTTCTGGGTGGCGGGCGTTGGAACCCGGATTGAGATCCAGCGAAATTCGCCGGGCTCGGTGCCCGAGGTGTCAATTCGACGCAAAATCCTTTGGATGGCAGTAGTTTTGCCGCTGCCGGATTCCCCGATGACTGCGATTCCACGGCCCTCAGCGGTCAGGCCAAGGTCCAGTTCGGCCTGCCGCTTGTCCATGATCTCACCAAAAATCCGTCTGACGGTTTCGTAGCCCGGATGGGCCACGAAGTGTTTGCGCAGGGATACGGCGACGCGCGCGATCTGGTCCGGAGATGTGCGTAGGTCACTCGTCATCTTCGAACCTCCAGCTCTTACGCGACGGTGGGGTGCCGCCGGCAGGAGGATCTTCCGGTGCAGGGGGTGCATCGGCACTGTCGGCATCGGCACTTCCAACCTCAAACCCACCTTGCAACCACCCCGAGCCGCTTGGCGGTTGATCCGTGGAGACTGCGGGTAACAGGTGCAGTCCAAGGCCGAGTTTTTCCTCTGCCTTGTCGATTTCCTCAGCGGAGTACTTCATCCGTCCAAGCTGCGCGGCGTTGGCGGCATCGGTCGAGAGCTGATCGAGACGGCGCAACCCGTCGTGTAAAATTTCCGCCGAAACCTCCGCGCGTTCGCGATTATGCTCCATGACGGTTTGGGCAAAAGCCGACCATTGGTAGAATGATATTCCCGACAGCGCCCCGGACAGATCATGAGCCGGATACCAAGTCCCGTCGATCTCCACGGCGATCCATCCGAGGTCCATCTGATCGAACCGGAGGCGCACTTTCCGTCGGTGGCGATGCTTATAAGCGTCGCGCAATTCGTCACAGGCAAAATCCGCGCCGAACACCCGCACGCCTCGACCAGAAATTGTGCGATCAAGCTCCACACCAAAGATTGCCCGGCGGTCCATTGCATCTACCGGTGTAGGCAGGCCATATTTGTCGACAAGTCGGTCCCAACAATCTGCCGGCGTTTCGCCCTGAAGACCGGCGTGAGGGCGTTGGTGATAGACGTCGACGATATAGGTCACGAGTGCCGCCAGCAGGTCCTGGTCGGTGAGCGAGGCTTCGGCTTCCGCATTGTAATCGCCCCGCTGTACGGGGTTTGAGAATGTCCTCCCACGGAAACGGCTCACGAAATGCGATGAAAACGTGCCGAACAGGCGCTCAATGCGAGACCGGAGTTTGGCGACGCCGCCAGCCGGATTCATCAGGCGCGCATGCAATCCCGCGCAGGCGATCTTTAAATCTTCGCTGACGAAAGCAGAGCCCATGTCGGCGGCGATGAATTCTGGGCGCCCGCCCTGATGCCAGCCAGCCCGACAGTCTAAACTGAGCGCGATGGCAGTTTTGTCGGTGGTCACCATGTCCAGCGTCCGGATAGCCGCTTGCGAACTGGTCGATCTGGATAGGGTGAGCCCGACAACGCAGCGCGTGGCGCAGTCGATGGCAACACAGACGACAAGGCGCGTCACTTCGAGGGCGGAGGCCTGCTGCGCCGTCAGCTGGTCAAGCAGGCCTGCATCGGAGATCAAAGTCATGAGATCGACCTCCCACTCATCGATCTCGACCCGCTCCATCGGCCGAAGCACTTGAACGCCGTATTCGATGATGGCGAATTTCTTGTTGGCGGCATCCACGCCGTGGCGTTGAAGGTAGCTCTCGTAGGGATCCATCTGCCTGATCGCACGGTAGACCGAGGAGCGGGACGGCGGTTTTAGTTTAGGCAGATCCTGTTCAGCACGCCCTCGATTGAAATCCGCATAAAGGTTTATCGCCCTCTCGTGGATGCCGTCGATGCTCGGGCGAAGCGGAGAAGCATATTCAGCGATCAGCGCATCGAAGGCGGCGCGTTCTCCGGGCAGCATGTGACGTTTGTTCCCGCAGCGATGCGTTTGAGGAACCAATGCCATGATGTTAAAACCGCTGTTCAAATAGTCTCGTGTCCAAGTGAGCAACGTTTTCGCGCAGGGCGGTGTGTTCAGGGCCTCTTTGCGCCCCGCGCGCTTTACGAGTCCACGCTGGCGTTTGCGGATCGCCATCTCCACGGCCCCGATTATGGCGGGCAGAATGGCATTTACGGATGGTTCGTTGCGCTTGCTCAGACCGGCGTCGATGTATCGCAGCAGTTCCTCCACATACAGTTGCTTCCACAGCGCTGTCTCTCGCTTGGCTTCTGGGAGGTCACGGAAATGTTCTGGCAACCCGGCCAGCCCCCGCTCAGCGACGGCGCGTGACGCTCCTTCCGCGACATAACGGAAGCGGGGACTGCGAAGCAGCTCTTCTAATTCACCGTGTGTGATGCTGCGGGTAATGTGCGGTGCTGCTATGCCGACCACGACGATGCCGTCAGTATCATGTGAAGAAAGCCGATATTCGGCACCATCGAGAATGACGAGATCGAGGCGTTTGAAATCGCTGTGTTTCATAGCGGCCCTCTCAAGCGAGCATCATGTGGGAGAAAGGTGGGACAAAGGGCGCGCCTAGCTCTTTGGCGCGCTCAATCAGACGCGTCGTCGGGGCGTGCGGAACGATCGTCTGCCGGGGCACGTCCGCATCGGTGAACAGCAGGACCCGTGTCGCGAATGATCTGGGCAGTTGCGCGGCGATGAGCCTCAGAGTGTCTTCGAAGCGGTACTTGCGCACACGCGCCAGAGGACGAACGGCCACTGCACTCGCTGTGCCATCGACATATTTCGCCAAAAAATCGAAATGATGAGTGACGCGCTTGCCCCGCGTGTCGACGTAGCTGATGGCAGGGGGTTGCGCCTGCACCTCACGAATGTCGGGGTTCGCAACCAGTTGATCCCAGCAATGGGACTCCAGTCCAGATTCAAGCCTGCTGATGACGGGTCGGGGCAAAAAAGATCGCACATCAACAACCTGAACGCGCGCACTCGCCTTTGAGCGCGCCGGAACGATACGGCTGGCCTCGGCCAGCACGGGAAAACGGAAGAAGGGGTTCATGTCACATCCCTGGCAAAGTTTTGACAGGTGGCCGCCCATGTGTTCAGGCGACCACGGTAGATGAGGCAATACGAAGGCTGTGGTCGACGCAGGCTGCGCCGATCCTTGACTTCGCATGCGAGGTTTGGGATGCTCAGGGTGTCGGGATTCCAAATCGACAAACCTAAGCAAGGTCCCGGGGCTCGGCCTCTGGGGCCTTTTGCTTTCTAGGGAGTCACTTTTCTCTCCTTCGTATAGCGGGCAGGCCAAATGATTTCGGGCTTTGTTTGAAGCTTAATAGCTATGGCCCTTTCTACGTTCTCAGACCGCCTATGGCCTTGCGAAACAAGGCTGACCGATGAAGGCGTGATACCCAACTCACGAGCGATTGCGCTGAAGCTTGAGCCTGCGAGTCTCAGGCGAGCCCGTAACATCTCATGGCAGCAATCGTTCATAGCGAGGCCTTTTTGCAGATGATTCGCGAATCACCATTGCACACAACGAATCACTAGGCGAGCAGTAATTATTGCTATGTCATTGAAAACGAATTGTATTTAGATAGAGTGGCGCGCCGAAATCCGGTGATTTTTGCAATTCCCGCTCGGGCCCGACCGCTATTGCGCGTTCCCCGTCGGATACGGCTTGATCGCGTCCAGTGCCGCCGCCGATCCCGCCAGATCGAAGCGATGCTGCATGCCGCCAAACCCGATCTTGACCCATGCTGCCCGGCGCAGATTGTGGACGAGCAGGTTGGTCGCCCCCATTCCGGCGGTGCTGTAATTACTCATCAGCGCCTGACTGCCGCTGGCCGCGAAATCCAGCCGCTCGCCGTTCGAAAACAGGATGCTGACCCGCTCCCCGGCCGCAGGCCCGCGCCCAGCCAGCGTGACAGTCACCGTGCAGTTGTTGAAATCGCAGGTGCCATTCGCGTCCAGGCCGTTCGCCTCATCGGTACGGGTGATCCAGATTTCGTTGCCGCGCTGGCGGCGCGGGCTGACATCGCCGGTCTCGTTGGTGAAAGTCCAGAACTCGGCCCCACCCTCCAGCGAGGCCTCGAAATACCAGCCATCGGCCAGAGCCGGGCCGGCGAGCCCCAACATCAGGGCGGCGAGATGTGCCTTCATTCTTCCAGATCCTCGGCCGGGATATCGACGCCTACATCGGCCAGCGCCTGCGCGATCAGCTGGCTCATGGTCATGTCGCGCCGCAAGGCCTTGATACGCAAAGACTTATGCGCCTCAGGGCTAAGGCTGATCGAGGTGCGTTTGGGGCCGCCCATCTGCCGTTTGCGTCGCAGGCTGCTCATCGGAACCAGCTTTCCTGCATCCGGGGAATGAAGCGGTGCATCACCAGCCCTGCAATGCCGAAAAGCAGCATGAACGGGCTGAGCAGCATGAACATGAAAAAGCCCACGCCCCAGTTTACCTGCCACGAGCTCGTGGCCGCTGAATAGCCCAGAGCGAGGCCGATCAGCGCGGCGAGGCCTGCGCCGATGAACATGATCTGCGCCGCACCTCGCCATCTTTCAGCCGACCAGCCCGGCTTCAGGATGCCGCGTTGTGCGCCGCAGCTCGGGCAGGTTGTCGCTTCAGCGTGAATCTCACTCATGCAATGCGGACATTGTTGGGGCATATCAGGCTCCTGAATGTCGAATGAAAGTTAAAACAGGTAGAGTTAAAAGCGTCGGCGCACAATAGCATTGTGCATGAAAACGACCCCCAGAAGCCCCCTGCGAGACATCGTAGCGCGCAACATGCGCAGGCTTCGTGCCGAACGCGGCTGGTCGCAAGAGTATCTGGCGAATGAGTGCGGGTTGAACCGGACCTATCTGAGTGCGGTCGAACGGTCGGAGCAGAACATCTCTATCGACAATCTGTATAGAGTCGCTCAGGGGTTTGGGGTGGAAAGCTGGACGCTACTGAAGGCCGAGTAAACCGCAGTTCGTCGGGAAGAGTTGCTGATATGGCCTGCTTCGGGCTCTTACCGTCATGGCTTCATCAATCGGACTGGATGGATATTCCGTTGCTTTTGCAAGACGATGCCACCAAAACATGGTCATGGGACAGCCGATAAGCAATTTTGATTTTCTGGAGCGCGTGGACGGTGAGCTGGCCAATCTGGGGCGATTGGCCGAGAGCTATTTTCAGGACGACCCAAGCACCAGCCTGATAAAGCTGAGGCAGTTTGCCGAGCGCCTGACGCGTCGTCACGCTGCGCTCGTTGGCGTGGAATTTCAACCGGACGACACGCAATCCGACATTTTGCGGCGCCTGAAGTATGAGCGTGCAGTGCCGGAGCGCGTACTCGATGTCCTCCACCATATCCGCAAGCTAGGTCATGTTGACAAATGACGGAGCCAGAGGCGGATCGACGTGATGTCAATGAAGCCGAGAAAGCTTTCCGCCGTCTTGTCGTAGCGGGTCGCGACACGCCTGGCGTTCTTGAGCTTGTTGAAGCAGCGTTCGACCAGATTGCGCAGGCGATACAGCGAACGATCGACACCAATCCGTTTTTTGCGGGACTTGCGCATCGGTATCACGGGCAGGACGTTGCGCGCCTCCATGCCGTCTCTGATCTTGTCTGCATCGTAGCCGCGATCTGCGAGCAGCACGCTCGGGCGGGGCAGATTATCCACCATCACCAGATCGAAGCCGAGATAGTCCGACGTCTGGCCCGGCGTGATCTCTGTTCTCATAGGTAGCCCGTGCGCGTTGACCAGAAGGTGGATCTTGGTCGTAAAGCCACCTCGAGAACGGCCGAAACCTTGTCGCGGAGTCCCCCTTTAGCGCCCGCTGCCTGATGGTGGGCACGGATCACGGTGCTGTCGATCATTTGCAGGGCGCTTGGCACGGCTCCGCTCTGGTTCAGGGCATCCATGATTTCCTCCCACAGGCCTGCCAGCGTCCAGCGCCGGAACTGCCGATAGACGCTTGACCATTTGCCGAACTCGGCAGGTAGGTCCCGCCATGGCGCACCGGTGCGTGCGATCCAGAATATGCCATCAAGAACGAGGCGGTGGTTGGTGGGCTTGCGCCCGTTCGGGGCGCGGACGGCGAAGATGAAGCGCTCAAAGAACGCCCACTCCTCGTCCGACATAAGGTCTCGTGCCAAGCTGGTCTCCATCGCAGATGCCAGCTTGAATCATGCCCCAAGCCCAAGGGGAATCCCTTTTGTCAACACGACCTAAGCAAACGAAAGCGAGAATTATTCTTCATGATTTTTCTCCGTTTGCTCTGCCTACTGCAGGTACTCGACTGTAAAGTTGTCGATTTTACCAGTAAATGCAAAGGGAGCGCGGTCGTAATAGGCCGAGGACACGGGAGATTGCGTGTCGCGCCCTACATCAAAGCTATCATTCGGGGTGAATCCAACAGAGGCCGTTTCTGGAATGCGGCCCGAGGCGACCTCTTGGCCATTCACGCGGATCACGACGGTCATACCCGTGGTTCCAGGCGCGTCTTTGATGCTTTCTACCTCGAGATCAATATTGCCTTCGGGCAGTGTGTCCGAGGACAGACGGGTGCGTTCTATCATGAACTTATTATACTCATAGATCAACTTACCGTCTTCAAGCCACAGACTGAGGCCACCAGAATAGGCACCCATCGCATAAACAACTCCCTCGAGTCCCGGAGCATTCTCAAAACTGATCTTGATTAGATTCGAACGTGTTCCAATCTGCGCAGCGGCCGCTTCGGGTAGGCCGTAGGTATCTTGACTGTATGTGAATTTGGTCGCGTTACTATGCGGCGCATCTTCTGGGTGAAGCACCATCGACCACAGCCCGCCACCGACAGGATAGGCGTTGTTAGCTTGCGCCGCCGCGTCAAAGCCGGCGATCATCTCGGCAAGTTTTTCCGGATTTTCAGCAGCAACATCTGCGGATTGCGAAAAATCGACGTTCAGATTGTAGAGTTCCCACGTGTCATCGTCTGGGTTCCATTCCCGGATTTTCGGATCAATTCCGGGCACCCAAGGAATGCGCGGCCCCAGGACTGAAGCAATCCAGCCATCTTTGTAATACGAACGGCTGCCCATCACCTCGAAAAACTGATCGGGTTTGTTTTCCGGTGCACCCGCGTCTTCAAGTGATGCCAGCATTGAAACACCATCGATTGGTGACTGTTCGATCCCATCAACGACCTCAGGTGGCGTGATGTCGAGGATATCGTAAACCGTCGGGACGATATCATTCACATGATAGAACTGACTGCGCACCTTACCATCATGTTGCAGGTTTTTCGGCCACGACACCGCCAACGGGGTGCGCGTGCCCCCAAAATGTGCCGCGACCAGCTTTAGGGATTGATAGGGGGATGAGCCCGCCCATGCCCAGCCAGCATGATACATATTATCGGTCTTGCGCCCACCGAGTGCGTCGAGCCCCCCAAGTTCGTCATTCAAGACACGAATATGGTCCTTGATTTCGGTCTTGATCCCGTTTTGGGCAAGCAGTTCTGAAATCGTGCCATTTTGCCCCTCTGCCGACGAGCCATTGTCCCCCCAGACATAGAAGATCAGCGTGTTGTCCAGCTTGCCGGTCTTTTCCAGCTCATCAATAAGCAGGCCCGCTTGCGTGTCTGCATGTTCGGTAAAACCTGCATAAACCTCCATCAAGCGGGCTTGGAAGGCGCGTTCATCCTGCGGAATGCTTTCCCATCCTGCCAGATTGTCGGGGCGTGGGGTCAGCGTTGCATTTTCGGGCAGCCAGCCAGCAGCTTTTTGGCCTTCAAACAAGGTTTCGCGCAACTCGTCCCAACCCTTGTCGAAGCGTCCTTTATATTTGTCGGACCATTCCTTGAAAATCTGGTGCGGACCATGCGACGCGCCGGGCGCCCAATACATCAGGAACGGCTGGTCGGGTGAAACCGCGTTATGATTGCGCAGCCAAGCCAAAGCTTTTCCGGTCATATCTTCGGTGAAATGATAGTTTTCGCCGTGTTCCAGGTCCAGCCGTGTCGTGTTTTCTACAACAGCGGTTTCCCATTGAGACGCCTCTCCGGCAAGAAAGCCATAGAAATAGTCGAAACCGACCATGCGCCCTGTCGGCCAACGGTCATACGGCCCCATCCGCGAAATTTCGGACGAGGGTGTGTTATGCCATTTACCAAAGGCCGAGGTCGCATAGCCGTAATATCCTAACACCTTGGCGATTGATGCCGTATC
This window harbors:
- a CDS encoding ATP-binding protein, which gives rise to MTSDLRTSPDQIARVAVSLRKHFVAHPGYETVRRIFGEIMDKRQAELDLGLTAEGRGIAVIGESGSGKTTAIQRILRRIDTSGTEPGEFRWISIRVPTPATQKDLARAILHALDFQLLRDTTASRMWELVNFHLQLRRCWLIHLDEGQELGGRGSDAEKAGVINSLKSLMQIPSWPTNLVVSGTPELHELLTQDPQLSRRFFITRFLPVTEFDARDDVAELVAGYAGLADLPMASDLADVEFVPRLIHAGREQFGIVVELIIGAITCALTDGHPAVGIQDFARFYAERSGEGALRNPFLVSDFRSVNTGRAPLEPVLLAGLQGRSRKPKGKR
- a CDS encoding Mu transposase C-terminal domain-containing protein, producing MKHSDFKRLDLVILDGAEYRLSSHDTDGIVVVGIAAPHITRSITHGELEELLRSPRFRYVAEGASRAVAERGLAGLPEHFRDLPEAKRETALWKQLYVEELLRYIDAGLSKRNEPSVNAILPAIIGAVEMAIRKRQRGLVKRAGRKEALNTPPCAKTLLTWTRDYLNSGFNIMALVPQTHRCGNKRHMLPGERAAFDALIAEYASPLRPSIDGIHERAINLYADFNRGRAEQDLPKLKPPSRSSVYRAIRQMDPYESYLQRHGVDAANKKFAIIEYGVQVLRPMERVEIDEWEVDLMTLISDAGLLDQLTAQQASALEVTRLVVCVAIDCATRCVVGLTLSRSTSSQAAIRTLDMVTTDKTAIALSLDCRAGWHQGGRPEFIAADMGSAFVSEDLKIACAGLHARLMNPAGGVAKLRSRIERLFGTFSSHFVSRFRGRTFSNPVQRGDYNAEAEASLTDQDLLAALVTYIVDVYHQRPHAGLQGETPADCWDRLVDKYGLPTPVDAMDRRAIFGVELDRTISGRGVRVFGADFACDELRDAYKHRHRRKVRLRFDQMDLGWIAVEIDGTWYPAHDLSGALSGISFYQWSAFAQTVMEHNRERAEVSAEILHDGLRRLDQLSTDAANAAQLGRMKYSAEEIDKAEEKLGLGLHLLPAVSTDQPPSGSGWLQGGFEVGSADADSADAPPAPEDPPAGGTPPSRKSWRFEDDE
- a CDS encoding helix-turn-helix domain-containing protein; translated protein: MNDCCHEMLRARLRLAGSSFSAIARELGITPSSVSLVSQGHRRSENVERAIAIKLQTKPEIIWPARYTKERKVTP
- a CDS encoding zinc ribbon domain-containing protein, yielding MSEIHAEATTCPSCGAQRGILKPGWSAERWRGAAQIMFIGAGLAALIGLALGYSAATSSWQVNWGVGFFMFMLLSPFMLLFGIAGLVMHRFIPRMQESWFR
- a CDS encoding helix-turn-helix domain-containing protein: MRRLRAERGWSQEYLANECGLNRTYLSAVERSEQNISIDNLYRVAQGFGVESWTLLKAE
- a CDS encoding DUF4145 domain-containing protein, with product MASSIGLDGYSVAFARRCHQNMVMGQPISNFDFLERVDGELANLGRLAESYFQDDPSTSLIKLRQFAERLTRRHAALVGVEFQPDDTQSDILRRLKYERAVPERVLDVLHHIRKLGHVDK
- a CDS encoding IS5 family transposase (programmed frameshift), which gives rise to METSLARDLMSDEEWAFFERFIFAVRAPNGRKPTNHRLVLDGIFWIARTGAPWRDLPAEFGKWSSVYRQFRRWTLAGLWEEIMDALNQSGAVPSALQMIDSTVIRAHHQAAGAKRGTPRQGFGRSRGGFTTKIHLLVNAHGLPMRTEITPGQTSDYLGFDLVMVDNLPRPSVLLADRGYDADKIRDGMEARNVLPVIPMRKSRKKRIGVDRSLYRLRNLVERCFNKLKNARRVATRYDKTAESFLGFIDITSIRLWLRHLST
- a CDS encoding arylsulfatase; the protein is MRHKLFAGGSVLAMMLASPTLSQNVLPFPDAPGIKAERTMQLSTYERPAPINRLPADAPNILIIMLDDVGPALPSAYGGVINTPTLARVAESGVSYNRFHNSAMCSPTRASLLTGRNPHRIGFGQIAEFANNWDGYSGSWPADTASIAKVLGYYGYATSAFGKWHNTPSSEISRMGPYDRWPTGRMVGFDYFYGFLAGEASQWETAVVENTTRLDLEHGENYHFTEDMTGKALAWLRNHNAVSPDQPFLMYWAPGASHGPHQIFKEWSDKYKGRFDKGWDELRETLFEGQKAAGWLPENATLTPRPDNLAGWESIPQDERAFQARLMEVYAGFTEHADTQAGLLIDELEKTGKLDNTLIFYVWGDNGSSAEGQNGTISELLAQNGIKTEIKDHIRVLNDELGGLDALGGRKTDNMYHAGWAWAGSSPYQSLKLVAAHFGGTRTPLAVSWPKNLQHDGKVRSQFYHVNDIVPTVYDILDITPPEVVDGIEQSPIDGVSMLASLEDAGAPENKPDQFFEVMGSRSYYKDGWIASVLGPRIPWVPGIDPKIREWNPDDDTWELYNLNVDFSQSADVAAENPEKLAEMIAGFDAAAQANNAYPVGGGLWSMVLHPEDAPHSNATKFTYSQDTYGLPEAAAAQIGTRSNLIKISFENAPGLEGVVYAMGAYSGGLSLWLEDGKLIYEYNKFMIERTRLSSDTLPEGNIDLEVESIKDAPGTTGMTVVIRVNGQEVASGRIPETASVGFTPNDSFDVGRDTQSPVSSAYYDRAPFAFTGKIDNFTVEYLQ